From the genome of Hydrogenothermus marinus:
AGCTTATGCAGCAAGAGCAGGAATGAAAGCTTATGTTCTTCTTCCAAAAGGTGCAGTTGCAATTGGAAAGTTATCTCAAGCAATGATATATGGAGCAAAGATAATTGCATTAATGGGAAATTTTGATGATGCTTTAACAATAGTAAGGGAAATTGGAGAAAAATATCCGGTAGAGATAGTAAACTCGGTAAATCCTTATAGAATAGAAGGACAAAAAACAGCTGCTTTTGAGATTATAGATCAGCTTGGTGATGCACCAGACTTTCATTTTATTCCTGTTGGGAATGCAGGTAATATTACTGCATATTGGAAAGGATATAAAGAATATCATAAAGAAGGAAAATCAAAAAAACTTCCAAGAATGATAGGTTGGCAAGCAGAAGGAGCTGCACCTATAGTTAAAGGTTTTCCTATAAAAAATCCTCAAACAATAGCAACTGCAATAAAAATAGGAAACCCTTATAGCTGGCAACCAGCTCTTCAAGCAGCAAGAGAAAGTAATGGATTTATAGATGCAGTATCAGATGAGGAAATACTTGAAGCTTATAAATTAGTTGCATCAACAGAAGGGGTATTTTGTGAACCAGCATCTGCAGCATCAATAGCAGGACTTATAAAATCTTATAGAAAAGGTTTATTTAAAGGAAATGAAACTATTGTATGTACTTTGACAGGAAACGGTTTAAAAGACCCAGATACTGCAATAAAAATGAGCGAAAAACCTATAGAACTACCTCCTGATATTAATGAAATTGCAAAATATCTAGGATTATGAAAGTTTTAATTTATGGACTTGGAGCAATAGGAACTGCATTTGCTACCTTTTTAAAAGAAAATGCTTATAAAGTTTATGCAATTACTAAAGAAAAATATTTAAAAGAGATAAAAAATAATCAAGTATCAGTTTCAGGTATATGGGGAAATCATCAAGCAAAACTAAATGGAATATATTCAAATATTAATGAACTTCCAGAAAAAAATTTTGACTTAATTATACTTTCTGTAAAATCTTATGATACAGAAAAAGCAGTTAAAGATTTAAAAGATTTAGTAAAAGAAAATACTTTTTTAATGCTTGCTCAAAACGGATATGGAAATTATGAAACTGCAAAGAAATATATTCCTGCTAAAAATATTCTTCTTGCAAGAGTTATATTTGGATCAAAGGTTTTAAAGCCTGGGAAAGTGGAAATTACAGTTAATGCAGATGATGTTGTAATAGGACAGCCTGAAAATTTAGCAGATGAAGAAAAGGTTAAACAGATAGTAGATTATATTAATAACTCTGGAATACCAGCAAGATACTCTCCAGAGGTTTATCAGATTTTATGGGATAAAATTCTTTATAACTGTGCATTAAATCCACTTGGAGCTATCTTAGAATGTTCTTATGGAGATTTAGCTGAAAATGAAGAAACAAGAAGATTAATGAATAAGATAATTATTGAGATATTTAAAGTTGCAAAACTTCATAAAATAAAATTAAGATGGAAAACAGCAAAAGAATATATAGATTATTTTTATGAAAAACTTATACCACCAACAAAAGACCATTATCCATCAATGTATTATGATATAAAATCAGGGAGAAAAACAGAAATAGATGCTTTAAATGGAGCTATTGTAAAGCTTGGACAGGAAAAAAGAGTAAAAGTTCCTGTAAATGAAACAATTACAAGACTTATAAAATTTAAAGAAACCAATTCTTGATATGGTAAAATTAAATGTTTGTGAATTTAATATGGAGGAAATTTTTTGAGACCTGATGGAAGAAAACCAACTCAGATAAGACCTGTAAAGATAACAAGAGATTTTAATATTTATGCGGAAGGTTCAGTATTAATAGAAGTTGGCAACACAAAAGTAGTAGTTACTGCATCTGTAGAAGAAAAAGTACCACCATTTTTAAGAGGATCAGGGCAAGGCTGGATAACTGCAGAATATTCAATGCTTCCTCGCTCTACAGAAAGTAGAAATATAAGAGAAGTTGTAAGAGGTTCTCCTTCAGGTAGGACTCAAGAAATACAAAGACTTATAGGTAGATCTTTAAGAGGAGTTGTAGATTTAAAAAAATTAGGTGAAAGAACTTTATGGGTTGATTGTGATGTTTTACAAGCAGATGGTGGAACAAGAGTTACATCTATAACTGGAGCTTTTATAGCAGTTGCTGATGCAATGATTAAACTAACAGAAGCAGGAAAAGTAAAATCTAATCCTTTAAAAGATTTTATAGCTGCAATATCTACTGGTGTGTATGGAAATGAAGTTGTTTTAGATCTAAACTTTAAAGAAGATTCAGCGGCTAAAGTAGATATGAATCTTGTAATGACTGGAAGTGGAGAGTTTGTAGAGATACAAGCAACAGGTGAAGAGTTTACATTTTCTCAAGAACATCTAAATAAAATGATTGAATATGGAAAACTTGGTATAGAAAAATTAATAAATATTCAAAAGCAGTTTATTGAAGGAGTACCTTCACTTGGACATTGGAAAAGAAAGGATATAAAAGAATTTTACTTTGAGGATAAATAATTAGGAGGCTGTTGTTAATGGATAATTCTCTTGTTATTCTTGGTTCACAATGGGGAGATGAAGGAAAAGGAAAAATAGTTGATCTTTTAGCTGAAGATTTTGAATATATAGTTAGATACCAAGGTGGAAGTAATGCAGGCCATACAGTAATTGTTGGAGATAAAAAGTATGCCCTTCATTTAATACCTTCAGGAATATTACATGAAGGTAAGAAAAATATTATTTCAAATGGTATGGTTGTTTCTTTTGAAGAGCTTTTAAAAGAGATGGATAAAGTAAAAGAAGTTGTTGGAGATTTTGAAGGAAAGCTTTTCATAAGTGATAGAGTCCATATTGTTTTTCCTCATCATAAAATCTTAGATATGCTTTCAGAAAAAGCAAAAGGAAAAAATAAAGTAGGTACTACATTAAAAGGAATTGGTCCTGCTTATATGTCTAAGTATGCAAGAACAGGAATAAGAATAGCAGATTTATATGATCCAAACTATTTTAGAACAAGACTTGAATCTGCAGTTAATGAAGCAAAAGAAATAGCAGAAAAAGTATATGGAGAAACTATTAATATAGATTTAAATAAAGTTTACTTTGAAACATTAAAAATGTTTGAAAAAATAAAGCCTCTTGTAGCAGATACTTCATTAATGCTTTATAAAGCATTAAAAGGAAACAAAAAAGTTTTATTTGAAGGTGCTCAAGGAACAATGCTTGATATTGATATGGGAACTTATCCTTATGTAACATCCTCAAATTCTTCAGCTTTAGGACTTTGTAATGGTACAGGAGTTTCACCAAAGCAGATTGGAAAAGCAAAGGTTTATGGTGTAAGTAAAGCATATCTTACAAGAGTTGGAGCTGGTCCATTTCCTACAGAGCTAAACGATGGAATTGGTCAAAAACTAAGAGATGAAGGCCATGAATATGGAACAACTACAGGAAGACCAAGAAGATGTGGATGGCTTGATTTAGTAGCTTTAAGATTTGCATCTCGTATAAATGGAATGGATGGAATAATTATTACAAAATTAGATGTATTGGATCATTTTGACGAAATAAAAGTAGCTACTGCTTATGAGTATGAAGGAGAAATAATAAAAGATTTTCCTGCATCTTTACAAGTTCTTGAAAAATGTAAACCTATTTACAAAACTTTAAAAGGCTGGGATAAATCAACAAAAGGAATAAAGAAAAAAGAAGATATTCCAAAAGAAGCTTGGAAATTTATAGAAACAATAGAAGAAGAGACAGAAACACCGGTAGTAATGCTTTCTACAGGCCCAGAAAGATCAGAATATGTATGGATATAGTAAAGAAGAAAGATTTGGGTATTCAGTTTTAAAGTTGATAAACTTCCTAATGCTTTAAATTATGGGAAATATTGATATTTACCGAGATATTTTTATAATTCAAAAATTGATGTATATTTATCTGTAGAGATTATTATAAATAAATTGACTTCGTTTCAAATTTTTATTATTATAATTAATAATAATTTTATTATTATAATTAATAATAATTATTATTAAGGAGGATGGAAATGAAAAAACTAACTGCAGTTTTAGGTTCAGCTTTGATGTTCTCAGTATCTTCTTTTGCTTCTGATACAGATCTTTTAAATCAGGCAAAGAATCTTTTTAAACCTTTACCAAAAGTAGCTAATAATCCTGAAAATCCTGTAACACAAGTGAAAGTAAAACTTGGAAAAATGCTTTATTATGACACAAGACTTTCAAGAAGTAATATAATTAGCTGTAATTCTTGTCATAATTTAGCAAGATATGGAGTTGATAATACTCCAACATCTGTAGGACATAAATGGGCAATAGGTCCAAGAAATGCTCCTACTGTTTACAATGCGGCTCTTCATATTGCTCAGTTTTGGGATGGAAGAGCAAAAGATGTAGAAGAACAAGCATTAGGTCCTATATTAAATCCAATAGAAATGGGAATGCCTACGAAAGAAAGAGTTGTAAAGGTAGTAAAATCAATTCCTGAATATGTAGAACTTTTCAAAAAAGCTTTTCCAAATGATTCTGATCCTGTTAAATTTGAAAATATTGGAAAAGCTATTGGAGCTTTTGAAAGAACTTTAATGACTCCTTCAAGATTTGACGAATTTTTAAATGGAAATACAAATGCATTAACAAAAAAAGAAAAAAGAGGCCTAAAAACATTTATTTCAGTAGGTTGTGCAGGATGTCATAATGGCCCAGCTATAGGTGGAACAATGTTTATGAAATTTGGACAAGTTGAGGAATACTGGAAAGAAACTTATCCTTATGTATTAAAAGAATCTCCTGCAATAAAAGTTGATTTTGGTAGATTTGGAGTTACAAAAAATAAAGCAGATATGTTTGTATTTAAAGTACCATCTCTTAGAAATATAGCTGAAACTTATCCATACTTCCATGATGGTAGTGTATGGAAATTAGAAGATGCAGTTAGAATAATGGCTAAAACACAGCTTGGTAAAGATTTAACAGATCAACAAGTTGAAGATATAGTTGCATTTTTAAAATCTTTAACAGGAAAACTTCCTGAAGATGCTTTAAAAACACCTGTTTTACCACCATCAACAGATAAAACTCCAAAACCAGAGTTTTAAAATTTGAAGGGGGCTTTAGCCCCTTCTTAATTAATATTTATCAACAAAATTTTTAAAATTAGATATTAATTTTAATCCTGCCTTTTGACTTTTTTCCGGATGAAACTGAACAGCCCATATGTTGTCTTTTTGAATTGCAGAGCAAAAATCAGTTATATAATCTGTAGTAGATGCTATATCTTCCTTATTTTCAGGTTTTGCATAATAAGAATGAACAAAGTAAAAATATTCCCCTTCTTTTATATCTGAAAATAAACCTTCTTTTTGTTTTATCCAAACCTGATTCCAGCCCATATGAGGAATTTTATAACCTTCTTTATTCTCAAATCTAACAACTTTTCCTTTTAATACTCCAAAACCTTCATGTTCTCCAAACTCATACCCATATTCAAAAAGAAGTTGCAGTCCAAGACAAATTCCAAAATAAGGTTTTCCTTCTTGTATATGATTTATAATTTCATCAAAAAGATTAAATCTTTTTAGGTTATGAACTGCATCTCCAAAAGCACCAACACCGGGCACAACTATAGCTTTAGCATCTTTTATATCTTTTGGATTTGATGAAACCTTTATATTAAAGCCTACTTTCTCAAAAGCTTTTGCTACACTTCTTAAGTTTCCCATTCCATAATCAACAACTACAATCAACTTATACCCTCTTTTATATCTTTTACAATATTTTTAATTCCTTCAAAATCTTTCATTCCTTGAAGTTTAACAACTGCACTACCAACTATAATTCCATCACAAAACTTAGATAAAATTTGAGAATGTTCTTTTTTTGAAACACCAAAACCAACAGCAACATATTTTCCTGTAATATTTTTTATCTCATTTATTTTCTGTTTTATCTCTTCCCAAGGCAAAGTATCTCTTGCTCCTGTAATACCTGTTAAAGAAACATAATATATAAAATCATCAGAAAATTTACTTACTAATTTTATTCTTTCTTCATCTGAGGTTGGTGCAAGTAGAAATATAGTTTTTAAACCTTCTTTATTTGCAATTTCTTTAAACTCAGTAGCCTCTTCAGGTGGTAAGTCTGGTATTATAAATCCATCAATACCATTTTCTTGCGACTTTTTACAAAATTCCTCTACACCAAATCTAAAAACAGGATTGAAATATGTCATTAATATTAAAGGAATGTTAGGATTTTCTTCTTTTATCTTTTTTGTTATATCAAAAACATTTAAAGGTGTAATTCCATCTTTTACTGCTTTTTCATGGGCAACTTGAATTGTTGGACCATCAGCTACTGGATCAGAAAATGGAAGGCCAACTTCTAATATATCTGCTCCACTATCTATTAAAGCTTGAGCTGTTTTTATACTATCTTCAATAGAAGGATAACCTGCCATAAAATAGCATATTAAAGGTTTTCTTGTTTCAAAAACTTTTAAAATATCTGCCATTACTCACCAAACATAAGATTGTTTTTAATTATTATACCAGTTAGAATTTATTCTAAATATAAATTAAAGCTTCCAATTGTAAAAGATATACTCATTTTTACAGGAATATTTAGTTTTTTATCTATCCATATAATCCAGTTTCCTGTAGGTTTTAAAAGTCCTCTTGTTTTAAAATTTGGATGTAGCCATACTTTTATTGTTTTATATTTTTTGCCATTTACTTTTATAGTTTCATTTTCATTTAATACTTTAAAAGGAACTTTATAACCTTTTCCATCATAAAATATATTTAGATTACCTTCTTTCTGTTTTTTTACAATGGTATAAAGATATATAGAAGATGTAAATGGGTCTTTATAGTTGTTATTTTTTATTTTTTTCTCAATCTTTTTCCTGAAAATATATTGATTATCTTTTAATCTATATTCTGTTTTTTTGAAAAATATATAATCTTTTGAAAAAGTATATTCATGGATAAATTTTATTTTTCCTTCTTTTTGGACAAAGTAAAACTTTTTAGAATCTAAATTTTCTTTGTTATAAATAGCATATCCTGAATATTCAACTTTTTTAAATAAAGAGCCTATAGGTGTTGAATGAGCTTTTGCAGTTATTTTTCCATTTTCATATATAATACAGTCTTCAACTAAAGGTAAAAAAAAGTAATAACCTTTATAGCAGGTTTTTAAAGTTTCTGCTTTTAAAAAAGAAAAAAAGATAAGGAATATTAAGAAAGCTTTCTTCAAAATCCTATTTCCTTTAAAAAGTTTATTAATATCTCATTAAATTTTTCTGGATTTTCAAATGGTGGAAGGTGCGCCGCATTTTCAATTTCCTGATATTTAGAACCTTTTATACCATCTGCTATTATTTTTACTATTTCTGGTGGTGTTACTTTTTCATCATCTTTTCCTGCTATAACTATAGTAGGCACATCTATTTCTTTTAATATAGGTAAATTATTTTCTCTATTTGCTAAAGATGTAATTGCATTAATAATTCCTTGTTTTGTTGCTTTTCTCATTATACATTCAAGCTCTTTCATTTTTTTATCATCTTTTTTTGTAGCTGGTGAAGTTTGAACTTCAAGCATAGCTTCTATAAGAAAATCTATTCCCTCTTCTTTCACTCTTTCAATAGTAGCTTGTCTAACTTTTTTTTGCTCTTGAGTATCTGATTCTGCTCTTGTTGATACAAAAACAAAACCTTCTATAAGTTTTCTATGTCTTCTCCACATATCAAACATTATATATCCACCCATAGAATCACCAACAGGAACAACTTTTTTAATTCCTGCTTCATATAATTTAGAAACTATATAATCTGTGTATTGTCTTAAATCTTGGAATGTATCAAAAACAGGAGTATTACCAAATCCTGGATAATCTACTGCTATATAAGAAATTCCTTCTTTATTTAAAGCTTCAAACTGATATTTATACATATCACTATTTAATGGAAATGCATGTAAAAATAATACTGCTTTTTGAGCTGATATTTTCATTTTTATCCTCCTTTTTTATTTTTAAATATTAAATGGATCTCTTATATCTTTTAAAAGAGATTTTACACCTTCGTATTTACCACTGCAAATATTATCATTTTTAAGCATAAGCCATTGGTCATAATTTATTGGTAAGAAATCAAAAATAGAACCTAATATGGCTGTTGGTAGTAAAAAATATCTATTTAATTCTAGTACTGGTTTTTTTATATTTAAATAGTTTAATGCAAATTGAAATAACTCTTTGTAAGTTATTATTTTTGGACCGCAAAGTTCATAAATATTATTCTGTTTAAAATCTTCAACTACTTTAATAAAACAATCTCTAACATCAAGAACATTAACTGGTTGCAATTTCCCTTTTGGAGCTACAAAGAAAGGTAAATATCTTGCTACTTGTTTAAACTGTTTAAATAAAAGCTGTTCTTTTCCTAATATAATAGAAGGTCTAAATATTGAATAATTTAAACCTGAAGATTTTATTACTTGCTCTGCCATTGCCTTTGTTTTTTGGTATCTGCTTTTAGATTTTATATCTGCACCAAGAGCTGACATCTGAATAAAATGTTTTACTCCTACTTTTTTAGAACCAATAATTAGTTTTTCTGTAAAGATATAATGAACCTTTTCAAAGGTTATATTATTTTTTCTATCTTCTTTTAAAATACCAAGCAAGTTTATAACTATATCAGGTTTTGTGTCTTCTACTATTTTATTTAACTCTTCTGAAAATTTTAGCAGCTCTATATTCTCATTTATATTCAATACATTTTTTGCTTTTTCAAAATTTCTTACAGGAAGGATTAATTTATATTTTTCTGAAAGTTTATTTGCTATATATCTTCCTACAAAGCCTGTTGAGCCTGTAATTAAAATTTTCATTGTTTTGGTAAATATACTTTAAAACTTGAGCCTTCTCCAAGTTTACTATCAACTTCAACTTTACCTTTATGAGCTTCTGTAATATGTTTTACAATAGAAAGGCCAAGACCTGTTCCACCAACACTTCTACTCCTTGATTTATCAACTCTGTAAAATCTTTCAAATATTAAAGGTAAAGCTTTTTTAGGAATACCTATTCCTGTATCTTTAACTTCAACTACTATATATTTTCCATTTTCAAAAGAGTTTACTTCAACTACTCCATTATCTTTATTATATTTTATAGCATTTTCTATAAGATTTTTAAAAAGTATAGATAATTTTTGCTCATCTCCATATATAATTGAATTTTCTTTTATATTATTTTTAAAGTTTATATTTTTTTCTTTTGTAAGATGAGATAAATCTTCATATACATCA
Proteins encoded in this window:
- the thrC gene encoding threonine synthase, producing the protein MTYKWQGIIKAYSKYLPVDDNTPIVSLYEGNTPLIDAYNLSKAIAPDKNLKIFLKYEGLNPTGSFKDRGMTLAITKAKEAGKEAVICASTGNTSASAAAYAARAGMKAYVLLPKGAVAIGKLSQAMIYGAKIIALMGNFDDALTIVREIGEKYPVEIVNSVNPYRIEGQKTAAFEIIDQLGDAPDFHFIPVGNAGNITAYWKGYKEYHKEGKSKKLPRMIGWQAEGAAPIVKGFPIKNPQTIATAIKIGNPYSWQPALQAARESNGFIDAVSDEEILEAYKLVASTEGVFCEPASAASIAGLIKSYRKGLFKGNETIVCTLTGNGLKDPDTAIKMSEKPIELPPDINEIAKYLGL
- a CDS encoding DUF3108 domain-containing protein, with the translated sequence MKKAFLIFLIFFSFLKAETLKTCYKGYYFFLPLVEDCIIYENGKITAKAHSTPIGSLFKKVEYSGYAIYNKENLDSKKFYFVQKEGKIKFIHEYTFSKDYIFFKKTEYRLKDNQYIFRKKIEKKIKNNNYKDPFTSSIYLYTIVKKQKEGNLNIFYDGKGYKVPFKVLNENETIKVNGKKYKTIKVWLHPNFKTRGLLKPTGNWIIWIDKKLNIPVKMSISFTIGSFNLYLE
- the rph gene encoding ribonuclease PH — its product is MRPDGRKPTQIRPVKITRDFNIYAEGSVLIEVGNTKVVVTASVEEKVPPFLRGSGQGWITAEYSMLPRSTESRNIREVVRGSPSGRTQEIQRLIGRSLRGVVDLKKLGERTLWVDCDVLQADGGTRVTSITGAFIAVADAMIKLTEAGKVKSNPLKDFIAAISTGVYGNEVVLDLNFKEDSAAKVDMNLVMTGSGEFVEIQATGEEFTFSQEHLNKMIEYGKLGIEKLINIQKQFIEGVPSLGHWKRKDIKEFYFEDK
- a CDS encoding ketopantoate reductase family protein yields the protein MKVLIYGLGAIGTAFATFLKENAYKVYAITKEKYLKEIKNNQVSVSGIWGNHQAKLNGIYSNINELPEKNFDLIILSVKSYDTEKAVKDLKDLVKENTFLMLAQNGYGNYETAKKYIPAKNILLARVIFGSKVLKPGKVEITVNADDVVIGQPENLADEEKVKQIVDYINNSGIPARYSPEVYQILWDKILYNCALNPLGAILECSYGDLAENEETRRLMNKIIIEIFKVAKLHKIKLRWKTAKEYIDYFYEKLIPPTKDHYPSMYYDIKSGRKTEIDALNGAIVKLGQEKRVKVPVNETITRLIKFKETNS
- the hisH gene encoding imidazole glycerol phosphate synthase subunit HisH: MIVVVDYGMGNLRSVAKAFEKVGFNIKVSSNPKDIKDAKAIVVPGVGAFGDAVHNLKRFNLFDEIINHIQEGKPYFGICLGLQLLFEYGYEFGEHEGFGVLKGKVVRFENKEGYKIPHMGWNQVWIKQKEGLFSDIKEGEYFYFVHSYYAKPENKEDIASTTDYITDFCSAIQKDNIWAVQFHPEKSQKAGLKLISNFKNFVDKY
- a CDS encoding adenylosuccinate synthase, translated to MDNSLVILGSQWGDEGKGKIVDLLAEDFEYIVRYQGGSNAGHTVIVGDKKYALHLIPSGILHEGKKNIISNGMVVSFEELLKEMDKVKEVVGDFEGKLFISDRVHIVFPHHKILDMLSEKAKGKNKVGTTLKGIGPAYMSKYARTGIRIADLYDPNYFRTRLESAVNEAKEIAEKVYGETINIDLNKVYFETLKMFEKIKPLVADTSLMLYKALKGNKKVLFEGAQGTMLDIDMGTYPYVTSSNSSALGLCNGTGVSPKQIGKAKVYGVSKAYLTRVGAGPFPTELNDGIGQKLRDEGHEYGTTTGRPRRCGWLDLVALRFASRINGMDGIIITKLDVLDHFDEIKVATAYEYEGEIIKDFPASLQVLEKCKPIYKTLKGWDKSTKGIKKKEDIPKEAWKFIETIEEETETPVVMLSTGPERSEYVWI
- a CDS encoding cytochrome-c peroxidase codes for the protein MKKLTAVLGSALMFSVSSFASDTDLLNQAKNLFKPLPKVANNPENPVTQVKVKLGKMLYYDTRLSRSNIISCNSCHNLARYGVDNTPTSVGHKWAIGPRNAPTVYNAALHIAQFWDGRAKDVEEQALGPILNPIEMGMPTKERVVKVVKSIPEYVELFKKAFPNDSDPVKFENIGKAIGAFERTLMTPSRFDEFLNGNTNALTKKEKRGLKTFISVGCAGCHNGPAIGGTMFMKFGQVEEYWKETYPYVLKESPAIKVDFGRFGVTKNKADMFVFKVPSLRNIAETYPYFHDGSVWKLEDAVRIMAKTQLGKDLTDQQVEDIVAFLKSLTGKLPEDALKTPVLPPSTDKTPKPEF
- a CDS encoding alpha/beta fold hydrolase produces the protein MKISAQKAVLFLHAFPLNSDMYKYQFEALNKEGISYIAVDYPGFGNTPVFDTFQDLRQYTDYIVSKLYEAGIKKVVPVGDSMGGYIMFDMWRRHRKLIEGFVFVSTRAESDTQEQKKVRQATIERVKEEGIDFLIEAMLEVQTSPATKKDDKKMKELECIMRKATKQGIINAITSLANRENNLPILKEIDVPTIVIAGKDDEKVTPPEIVKIIADGIKGSKYQEIENAAHLPPFENPEKFNEILINFLKEIGF
- a CDS encoding NAD(P)H-binding protein, whose translation is MKILITGSTGFVGRYIANKLSEKYKLILPVRNFEKAKNVLNINENIELLKFSEELNKIVEDTKPDIVINLLGILKEDRKNNITFEKVHYIFTEKLIIGSKKVGVKHFIQMSALGADIKSKSRYQKTKAMAEQVIKSSGLNYSIFRPSIILGKEQLLFKQFKQVARYLPFFVAPKGKLQPVNVLDVRDCFIKVVEDFKQNNIYELCGPKIITYKELFQFALNYLNIKKPVLELNRYFLLPTAILGSIFDFLPINYDQWLMLKNDNICSGKYEGVKSLLKDIRDPFNI
- the trpA gene encoding tryptophan synthase subunit alpha, with the translated sequence MADILKVFETRKPLICYFMAGYPSIEDSIKTAQALIDSGADILEVGLPFSDPVADGPTIQVAHEKAVKDGITPLNVFDITKKIKEENPNIPLILMTYFNPVFRFGVEEFCKKSQENGIDGFIIPDLPPEEATEFKEIANKEGLKTIFLLAPTSDEERIKLVSKFSDDFIYYVSLTGITGARDTLPWEEIKQKINEIKNITGKYVAVGFGVSKKEHSQILSKFCDGIIVGSAVVKLQGMKDFEGIKNIVKDIKEGIS